From the genome of Treponema peruense:
TTTTCGGGAAGTGTTTTTTCGTTAGTCATAATACAAACAGATTACAACATTTTTGCATTTTATGGAAGTTAATGCAGATATATCAGCGCAGTCCCGCCATTTCTATGTAAATCTGGTCTGCAAGTCCAAGACCGGCATTTTTTGTAATTGACTCGGCAACGTTGTCGTACATCATATCTTCATACATGTCACGCGCATAGGAATTTTCTTTTCCGAGCAGATCGCTTTTCTGGATTGTATTGCGCATTGAAGAAAGCATCATCTTTACCATGTAATTTTCGAGTTCAAGTGACTGTTCGTAAAGTTCCGAAGTTTTGTCTATGGTAATTTTTTTTGAACCTTTGGAAGCGGAATTTGCGGCGAATCCTTTTGGAGCAGCATTTTTGTCTGACTCAGAAGTAAAGGCATTGTAAAAGCCGTTTGTATAGTCGCCGTTAAGCCTGCGTCCCCTTTGAATCTGGGACGAAGACACTCCGGACACAGTTTTGTCACTGGAATCACTTTTTGCAGACATTTCGCGTACAAGTGAAAGAAATTTGTTTTCTTCTCCTTCCCTGCGTGCGTTTCTTACAGATTCTACCCCATTGGAAAGGGTTCCCGTTATTCCAAGTCCTGAAAGTCCGTTAACAGCCATATTTTAACCTACCCTTAGCGCTTTAAAGTTGCTGCAGTCTGAAGCATATTGTCGCTTGTCTGAATAGCTTTTGAATTGAACTCATAGGCGCGCTGGGCAACAATCATCTGAACCATTTCGTTAACAACAGAAACATTGCTCATTTCAAGGAACTTGTGTTTTGTAATTCCCATTCCTTCAAATCCGGGTCGTCCTGCAATTGGTTCACCCGAAGCGTTTGTTACTTTATAAAGATTGTCCCCTGTATTTTCAAGACCAACGGCATTGGGAAACCTGTAAAGTTCAAGCTGTCCAACCTGAACAGGATCAAGTTCACCGTTTACCTTTACATTTACGCGGCCGTCATCACTTATTGCAAGTGTTTCAAGCTGGAATCCTTCGGGCATAATGATTTCGGGCATAACACGAAGACCGTTTGCAGTTACAAGCTGGCCTGTTGAGTCTACTTTAAAAGAACCGTCCCTTGTGTAGGCCCAGCTTCCGTCGTACTGCTGCACGCGAAAGAATCCGTCACCAACAATAGCAACGTCTGTATCTACATTTGTAGCCTGAAGCGATCCCTGTGCCATAATGCGCTGCGTTGCGCCTACTTTAACACCGCTTCCCATCTGAAGGCCCACCGGTGTAACAGTATCTTCTGTAGCCGGAGTTCCCGCAAGCTTTACAGTCTGGTACATAAGGTCTTCGAATTCAACACGGTGTTGCTTGAATCCGGTTGTATTTACATTGGAAAGATTGTTCGAAATTGTATCTATATTTGCCTGCTGGCCGTTCATTCCGGTTGCCGCATTCCATAAACTTCTTACCATAAAATTACCCTGCCTTAAAAATTAGTTTTCAGTTCTGCCCGTAAATTACCTGTTGACAGTCACAACCTTTGACCACAGTGTGTCCATCATCGTATCCTGGGTCTGAACACTCTTCTGGTTTGCTTCATAAGCTCTGTTTATTTCTATCATCTGAACCATTTCGTTAACGATATTGACATTGCTTGTTTCGGTATAACCCTGCAGAAGACGCGGCCGCTCGTCACCTTCGGCAATATGTGAAGGTCCTGAAATGTCGGTTTCTGTCCACATGGAGTTTCCGACTTTTTTTAGGTAGCGCTCGTTGTCAAATCTTACAATTTTAACCCGGTCAATGAGAGTGTTGTCTTCGGCAGAATAAATGAGGCCGTCTTCATTAAGAAAGAATTTGTCGTTTTCTACATGAATCGGTCCGTTTTCACCCATAAGCGGGTACCCGTCTTTTGTAAGAAGAATGCCTTCTTTTCCAAGAACAAAGTTTCCGTTGCGGGTATAGCGCTCGCCTGCAGGTGTATGTACTGTAAAAAAGCCTTCGCCAGAAAGTGCAAAGTCTGTTTTTGTCTCTGTAGATTTGAATGATCCCTGTTCAAAGTCAGTATAAAGCTCGTTTGTTTCTACCCCAAGCCCTATTCCGCCTATGATCGGTGCTGCATCTGCCGAACCGAACGGAGTTTCGTACACTCCGTCTGCAGCAGTGCGCCTCAGGAGAAGATCGCTGAACGATTTGCTTACAGGAATATCTTTTTTATATCCCGTAGTATCAACATTTGCGATATTATTGGAAATTGCATCCAGTCTGTTCTGCTGGGCATTCATTCCACTTGCCCCGATGTACCAACCTCTTATCATAACTACCTCATATACATTATCGGAATTTCGCCGTGGCATTTAAGATTTTTTTTTAGCTTTGACAGTACTGCCTGTACAGGAATGAATTTGCGGATTCAGAAATAAAAATACAGCCCCATAACAGCACCAAAATGCTTAAATAAGTCTTGAATTATTTCTGTTTCAGACTTATAATGAAAATTAAACTACACTTATGAAAAGAAAATCCGTTACAACAAAGACTTTACTTCACATTGCAGCAATTGCGGCGATTTTTTTGATTAACAACGCACCACTTAAGGCTCAGACAATTTTTCCGTCCCCGGCAATTTCAAAAAACGAACAGCCACAGAAAATAACATTTACTCAGGAAGAAATACAGTTTATAAATTTGAACCCTACACTTAAGATTGTAGGCGACCCGTCATGGCCACCTTTTGAAATATTAAAGACAGATTCTGCCGGGAACAAAACATACGCAGGTATTAACAAGTCAATTCTTGACGCGGTATGCAGAAAAATCGGGATTCAGCCCCAGTATATTCCTACAAAAAACTATCAGGAAAGCATACGTTATATTCAGGAAGGTACAGCCCAGATAATCATGGGTTACACAAACAGAATTCCACCTTCCAGCCAGATAAAATACACAGAAGGAATCTACACTTCTGCAATTTATCTTGTTTCAAGAAGTGACCGGCTTCCAAAAAAAGGCGATACTATATGTCTTGCCGACTTTAGCCTTACGGAACAGAATCAAATAAAAAGATATTTTCCGCAGGGAACTGTTTTTGAAATAAGTGAAGACCCGGTAAAAGTTCTGGATAAATTCATAAAAGGTAAAACAGACTTTATTATTATAGGACAGTTTGAACTTTCGTATGCAAACTTTGTAAAAGACTGCAAGATTGTTCCACTGGACATAAATTATTACCAGAAATTCGGAATACGCGAACCTTATGCAAAAACACTTGTCCCCATTTTCAACAAAGTACTTAAAACCATTAACTGGAAAGAATTGACTACAGTTGTATTTGAAGAGGAGCTTAAATTTCGTTCAGAGCATACACTTCAGGACTTAAAGCAGAAAAAAGAAAACAGCATACTACGGATTGTCCTTACAGTCACACTTGTTTTTGTATTCTTCATTTCACTGTTTCTTATTCTGCTGCTCAAGAAAAAAACACGCATCATTGAATATGACGAAATTGCCGGTATGTCTACTTTCAACAAGTTTCAAACCGATGCCCGTGCCATTCTTAAAAATGCAAAACCCAGGGAATATCTTATTCTTTCAATAAACATAGACAACTTCAGGCTTATAAATGACAGTTTCGGCGTTTCAAAAGGAAACCAAATTCTTACCGAACTTGGAAAACATTTTGCGGGAGAAAAACGTGAAGACGAACTTGTATGCCGCTATTATGCCGATGACTTTGTCTTTTTCATGAAAAGCCCGGACTTTTGGGAACTCGAAGACAGAGTATTCAAAATGTCAAAAGTCGATGACCATATAGAAAAACTTCTGCCAGAACGCTACAATCTTACGTTCAGTTCAAGCGTTTACTATATAGACGCGCCCAATGCCGACATCAGCGGCATGATAGACAAGGCAAACCAGGCGCAGAAACTGGGCAAAAATTCCTATGCCACACACCGCGTAATGGAATACACGACAGAAATGAAAACCGAAAACGACTGGAACCGTGAACTTACGCTTTCCATGAACAAGGCTATAGAAAACAGGGAATTTGAAGTTTACTACCAGCCGAAAATAAGATTTTCCGACGATAAAGTTATAGGTGCAGAAGCGCTCATAAGATGGAACAATCCGCAGAAGGGATTCCTTTTACCTGGAAAATTCATACCGCTGTTTGAAAATAACGGTTTTATTGAGAAGATAGACAAATATGTTCTGCAAAATGTATGCAGCTTTTTGGACTCGTGGAAT
Proteins encoded in this window:
- a CDS encoding EAL domain-containing protein; protein product: MKRKSVTTKTLLHIAAIAAIFLINNAPLKAQTIFPSPAISKNEQPQKITFTQEEIQFINLNPTLKIVGDPSWPPFEILKTDSAGNKTYAGINKSILDAVCRKIGIQPQYIPTKNYQESIRYIQEGTAQIIMGYTNRIPPSSQIKYTEGIYTSAIYLVSRSDRLPKKGDTICLADFSLTEQNQIKRYFPQGTVFEISEDPVKVLDKFIKGKTDFIIIGQFELSYANFVKDCKIVPLDINYYQKFGIREPYAKTLVPIFNKVLKTINWKELTTVVFEEELKFRSEHTLQDLKQKKENSILRIVLTVTLVFVFFISLFLILLLKKKTRIIEYDEIAGMSTFNKFQTDARAILKNAKPREYLILSINIDNFRLINDSFGVSKGNQILTELGKHFAGEKREDELVCRYYADDFVFFMKSPDFWELEDRVFKMSKVDDHIEKLLPERYNLTFSSSVYYIDAPNADISGMIDKANQAQKLGKNSYATHRVMEYTTEMKTENDWNRELTLSMNKAIENREFEVYYQPKIRFSDDKVIGAEALIRWNNPQKGFLLPGKFIPLFENNGFIEKIDKYVLQNVCSFLDSWNKNSRSKTFGEPITVSFNLSRYNLYNSNLTPTLKKIASQYDIGPNSVEIELTEGIVFDNKKKLINVINSLKEAGFKVSVDDFGSGYSSLNILKDMPADVIKLDKEFLSSVPENTKESIIITSVIEMAKKLNITTVAEGVETKIQSDLLRKIGCDIAQGFYYAKPMQEKDFLKVLENGGIKTV
- the flgG gene encoding flagellar basal-body rod protein FlgG, whose translation is MVRSLWNAATGMNGQQANIDTISNNLSNVNTTGFKQHRVEFEDLMYQTVKLAGTPATEDTVTPVGLQMGSGVKVGATQRIMAQGSLQATNVDTDVAIVGDGFFRVQQYDGSWAYTRDGSFKVDSTGQLVTANGLRVMPEIIMPEGFQLETLAISDDGRVNVKVNGELDPVQVGQLELYRFPNAVGLENTGDNLYKVTNASGEPIAGRPGFEGMGITKHKFLEMSNVSVVNEMVQMIVAQRAYEFNSKAIQTSDNMLQTAATLKR
- a CDS encoding rod-binding protein, producing MAVNGLSGLGITGTLSNGVESVRNARREGEENKFLSLVREMSAKSDSSDKTVSGVSSSQIQRGRRLNGDYTNGFYNAFTSESDKNAAPKGFAANSASKGSKKITIDKTSELYEQSLELENYMVKMMLSSMRNTIQKSDLLGKENSYARDMYEDMMYDNVAESITKNAGLGLADQIYIEMAGLR
- the flgF gene encoding flagellar basal-body rod protein FlgF, translated to MIRGWYIGASGMNAQQNRLDAISNNIANVDTTGYKKDIPVSKSFSDLLLRRTAADGVYETPFGSADAAPIIGGIGLGVETNELYTDFEQGSFKSTETKTDFALSGEGFFTVHTPAGERYTRNGNFVLGKEGILLTKDGYPLMGENGPIHVENDKFFLNEDGLIYSAEDNTLIDRVKIVRFDNERYLKKVGNSMWTETDISGPSHIAEGDERPRLLQGYTETSNVNIVNEMVQMIEINRAYEANQKSVQTQDTMMDTLWSKVVTVNR